A stretch of DNA from Halorubrum sp. BOL3-1:
CGCGGTCCCCGGACCCGTCTCCGGCCGGGTCGGAGACAGGGAAGGGGTCGACGCCGTCGGGCGTCCCGTGTTCGAGGGCGTTCCGGAACAGGTTCTCGAAGGCCTGACGGAGCCTGTCGGAATCGCACGGGACCGTTCCCAGCGGTCCGTCGACGACGCGGGTGGCGTCGGCGGGCTCGCCGACGGTCCCCCACGCGCTCTCGACGACCGACCGCAGGTCCGTCGGCTCGGCGGTTCGGACCGTCTCTCCTTCCCGGGCCAGCGTCAGGATCTCTCCGATGAGGTCATCCATCCGGCCGAGCGCGTCGAGGGCCCGGTCTAACCGCTCCGTCGCCGCGTCGCCGTCGAGGTCGTCGGCCAGTTCGACGTTCCCGACCGCGACGGAGAGGGGGTTCCGAAGGTCGTGAGAGACGACGCTCGCGAACTCCTTGAGCCGCTCGCGCTGTCGCTCCAGCCGACGGCGGCGCTCGACGCGCTCGTCCGCCGGGAAGAGATACCCGACCGCGTCGCCGTCGTCGGTCTCCCGGCCGCGCTCGTGGACCCACTGCGACTCCGCGCCGCTCTCGATGCGGTACACGACGTCGACGGGACTCGTTTCGAGCGCCGCCCGGAGCCGGTCCCGATCCTCGTCGGCCACGCAGTCGAGCCACCCTCCGTCCGGTCGCTCCGGCAGGTCGAGCCGCGGGTCTCCGGCGGTTTCAACCACGAAGCGAGAGGCGTCGCCCTCGGGACGACGGTACGCGATCCCGGGGCGCCGTTCCATTCGTTCCGACACGTGTCAACGAGGTTATTCTATCGTGATAAACCTTACTCGCCTATCACTTATTATGCGCTGAGATCAAGTCGAAAACACGCGAAATAATTATTCCGGGCGAATCGGCGGTCGACCCGTC
This window harbors:
- a CDS encoding HAMP domain-containing sensor histidine kinase yields the protein MSERMERRPGIAYRRPEGDASRFVVETAGDPRLDLPERPDGGWLDCVADEDRDRLRAALETSPVDVVYRIESGAESQWVHERGRETDDGDAVGYLFPADERVERRRRLERQRERLKEFASVVSHDLRNPLSVAVGNVELADDLDGDAATERLDRALDALGRMDDLIGEILTLAREGETVRTAEPTDLRSVVESAWGTVGEPADATRVVDGPLGTVPCDSDRLRQAFENLFRNALEHGTPDGVDPFPVSDPAGDGSGDRVAAGTFSARGEEPTERDASDAADAAVRVRVGRTDDGFYVADDGPGIEPDQRDAVFEPGHTTASDGTGFGLAIVERIAEAHEWTVSVTESREGGARFEFVYDDPIETAEPPKGGSNPTRSV